The following are encoded in a window of Gasterosteus aculeatus chromosome 5, fGasAcu3.hap1.1, whole genome shotgun sequence genomic DNA:
- the myoz1b gene encoding myozenin-1b isoform X1, whose protein sequence is MPLPTPAPSNKRKKAIKIITDLSSVSQNDNESDPEASELDLGTKIKTPKDTMLEELSLNSNKGSKMFKKRQQRVEKFIVTNENKQNFQNLLTCPPPVAPKPEKAKEEVVDVTMDEEAEKEKRRKEYAGTYISPWERAMKGNEELTATLKAAMPGPIQQHQELPLYKSFNRTALPFGGVEKVPRALTFELEELQVASEDPDATAGPQADIRSRPSFNRTPIGWVCSEDNPNIHMDLDNIPFDGETDDL, encoded by the exons ATGCCTCTCCCCACTCCTGCCCCTTCTAACAAGAGGAAGAAGGCCATCAAGATCATCACCGACCTGTCCAGTGTCAGCCAGaatg ATAACGAGTCAGACCCCGAAGCCTCTGAGCTTGACCTGGGCACCAAGATCAAGACTCCAAAGGACACCATGCTGGAGGAGCTCTCCCTGAACTCGAACAAGGGCTCCAAGATGTTCAAGAAGAGGCAGCAGAGGGTGGAGAAGTTCATCGTCACTAACGAGAACAAG cagaACTTCCAGAACCTGCTCACGTGCCCTCCACCTGTTGCACCGAAGCCTGAGAAGGCAAAGGAAGAAG TGGTGGATGTGACGATGGATGAGGAagcggagaaggagaagaggaggaaggagtatGCGGGCACCTACATATCGCCATGGGAACGGGCCATGAAGGGCAACGAGGAGCTGACAGCCACCCTGAAGGCCGCCATGCCGGGCCCCATCCAGCAGCACCAAGAACTGCCTCTGTACAAGAGCTTCAACAG GACGGCGCTGCCATTCGGCGGCGTCGAGAAGGTGCCCAGGGCGCTGACCTTCGAGCTCGAAGAGCTCCAGGTGGCCTCCGAGGATCCGGATGCGACGGCCGGCCCGCAGGCCGACATCCGCTCGCGCCCCTCGTTCAACCGCACGCCCATCGGATGGGTCTGCAGCGAAGACAACCCGAACATCCACATGGACCTGGACAACATCCCCTTCGACGGAGAGACCGACGACCTGTGA
- the myoz1b gene encoding myozenin-1b isoform X2: MPLPTPAPSNKRKKAIKIITDLSSVSQNDNESDPEASELDLGTKIKTPKDTMLEELSLNSNKGSKMFKKRQQRVEKFIVTNENKNFQNLLTCPPPVAPKPEKAKEEVVDVTMDEEAEKEKRRKEYAGTYISPWERAMKGNEELTATLKAAMPGPIQQHQELPLYKSFNRTALPFGGVEKVPRALTFELEELQVASEDPDATAGPQADIRSRPSFNRTPIGWVCSEDNPNIHMDLDNIPFDGETDDL; this comes from the exons ATGCCTCTCCCCACTCCTGCCCCTTCTAACAAGAGGAAGAAGGCCATCAAGATCATCACCGACCTGTCCAGTGTCAGCCAGaatg ATAACGAGTCAGACCCCGAAGCCTCTGAGCTTGACCTGGGCACCAAGATCAAGACTCCAAAGGACACCATGCTGGAGGAGCTCTCCCTGAACTCGAACAAGGGCTCCAAGATGTTCAAGAAGAGGCAGCAGAGGGTGGAGAAGTTCATCGTCACTAACGAGAACAAG aACTTCCAGAACCTGCTCACGTGCCCTCCACCTGTTGCACCGAAGCCTGAGAAGGCAAAGGAAGAAG TGGTGGATGTGACGATGGATGAGGAagcggagaaggagaagaggaggaaggagtatGCGGGCACCTACATATCGCCATGGGAACGGGCCATGAAGGGCAACGAGGAGCTGACAGCCACCCTGAAGGCCGCCATGCCGGGCCCCATCCAGCAGCACCAAGAACTGCCTCTGTACAAGAGCTTCAACAG GACGGCGCTGCCATTCGGCGGCGTCGAGAAGGTGCCCAGGGCGCTGACCTTCGAGCTCGAAGAGCTCCAGGTGGCCTCCGAGGATCCGGATGCGACGGCCGGCCCGCAGGCCGACATCCGCTCGCGCCCCTCGTTCAACCGCACGCCCATCGGATGGGTCTGCAGCGAAGACAACCCGAACATCCACATGGACCTGGACAACATCCCCTTCGACGGAGAGACCGACGACCTGTGA